A single genomic interval of Methylosinus sp. LW4 harbors:
- the tssH gene encoding type VI secretion system ATPase TssH has translation MTEISLETVTGKLNRVGYDAFMRSLRQAKQAGHRNVELAHWLLHLLQSEGSDFDLTVDRFALDRTRLSSDLERVIGSFRIDETQMPGVANNVIDALDRGWHFATLLFGETQIRSGHLLTALLKTPELRRALRSLSREFDKIGDEALMQEANRIWAGSQEENLRPLDGAGPVAKGAREAKGAHTALDRFAQDLTERARSGELDPVLGRDDEIRQVIDVLMRRRQNNPILVGEAGVGKTAIAEGFAQRIVAGVVPPALRDIRLLSLDIGLLQAGAAMKGEFEQRLRSVIDEAQSSPTPVILFIDEAHTLIGAGGQNGVGDAADLLKPALARGALRMLAATTFAEYRRHIEKDPALSRRFQPVDVDEPSVERCIEMLRAMVKPMERHHNVRVSENAIRAATKLSQRYIPARKLPDKAVSLLDTACARAAISQNAMPAHIEDARAMIAALESERAAIMINSDIEALDERRLHEVEGEISSAQEKLAELELRWTRERGLIDDIRRLREEAASADPAHRRALREQIDAKAEALETTSPEGRMIYAHVDEQCVASVVSDWTGVPVGRMVTDEIETVLHLTDILNKRVVGQTHGLRSIAKRIETSRARLDNPDKPIGVFMLVGPSGVGKTETALALAEALYGGEQNVIAINMSEFQEPHSVATLKGAPPGYVGFGEGGRLTEAVRRKPYSVILLDEIEKAHPDVHEIFFQVFDKGQMEDGAGRRIDFRNTLIILTSNVGTDLLMRLGADPAFANDADGLAQALQPELLRVFPPPLLGRIVTVPYFPLSRQMLAGIARLQLDRIGKRVTEGYRAAFTYDDTVVDHIVEQCRDPDSGGRMIDNIVTNTLLPALSREFLKKALAKQELALVAVGVRDGAFEYSCA, from the coding sequence ATGACAGAGATCAGCCTGGAGACCGTGACCGGCAAGCTCAATCGCGTCGGCTATGACGCATTCATGCGCTCCTTACGACAGGCGAAGCAGGCCGGGCATCGCAATGTGGAGCTCGCGCATTGGCTGTTGCATCTTCTGCAGAGCGAAGGAAGCGATTTCGATCTCACGGTCGACCGCTTCGCGCTGGACCGGACCAGGCTGTCGAGCGATCTGGAACGCGTCATCGGCTCGTTTCGCATCGACGAGACACAAATGCCGGGCGTCGCCAACAATGTTATCGACGCGCTGGATCGCGGCTGGCACTTCGCCACTCTGCTCTTCGGTGAGACTCAAATTCGAAGCGGCCATCTACTGACGGCGCTTTTGAAGACGCCGGAGCTTCGCCGCGCTCTGCGGTCGCTGTCGAGGGAGTTCGACAAGATCGGAGACGAGGCTCTGATGCAGGAGGCCAATAGGATTTGGGCCGGATCGCAAGAGGAGAATCTTCGGCCGCTGGACGGCGCCGGGCCTGTCGCCAAAGGCGCGCGCGAGGCAAAGGGCGCACATACGGCGCTCGATCGCTTCGCTCAGGACCTGACGGAAAGGGCCCGCAGCGGCGAGCTCGATCCTGTGCTCGGACGCGACGACGAAATTCGTCAGGTCATCGACGTGCTCATGCGACGTAGGCAGAACAATCCTATTCTGGTCGGCGAGGCGGGCGTCGGCAAGACGGCGATCGCGGAAGGATTTGCACAACGCATCGTCGCCGGCGTCGTGCCTCCGGCCCTGCGCGACATTCGCCTGCTGTCGCTCGATATCGGCCTTCTGCAAGCCGGCGCCGCGATGAAGGGAGAGTTCGAGCAGCGGCTTCGGTCCGTCATCGACGAGGCGCAATCTTCGCCGACGCCGGTGATCCTGTTCATCGACGAGGCGCATACGCTGATCGGCGCCGGCGGCCAAAATGGCGTCGGCGACGCCGCCGATCTGCTGAAGCCGGCGCTGGCGCGCGGCGCCTTGCGCATGCTCGCTGCGACGACCTTTGCGGAATATCGGCGCCATATCGAAAAGGATCCGGCGCTGTCTCGACGCTTTCAGCCGGTCGATGTCGACGAGCCTTCCGTCGAGCGCTGTATCGAGATGCTGCGCGCCATGGTGAAGCCGATGGAGCGGCACCACAATGTCCGCGTCTCCGAGAATGCGATCAGAGCGGCGACCAAGCTGTCGCAGCGCTACATTCCGGCGCGCAAGCTTCCCGACAAGGCCGTCAGCCTTCTCGACACGGCCTGCGCGCGCGCGGCGATCTCGCAGAATGCGATGCCTGCGCACATAGAAGATGCGCGCGCCATGATCGCAGCCTTGGAGAGCGAGCGTGCGGCGATCATGATCAATAGTGACATCGAGGCGCTGGACGAGCGCCGCCTGCATGAAGTGGAAGGGGAGATATCGTCCGCGCAGGAAAAGCTCGCCGAGCTCGAATTGCGTTGGACGCGCGAACGTGGCCTCATCGACGATATTCGCCGATTGCGGGAGGAGGCGGCCTCCGCCGATCCCGCGCATCGGCGAGCTCTGCGCGAGCAGATCGACGCCAAGGCGGAGGCGCTGGAGACGACGAGTCCAGAGGGGCGCATGATCTACGCGCATGTCGACGAGCAATGCGTCGCCTCTGTCGTGTCGGATTGGACCGGCGTTCCCGTCGGACGCATGGTGACGGATGAGATTGAGACGGTCCTTCATTTGACAGATATTTTGAACAAGCGCGTCGTCGGACAGACGCACGGTCTGCGGTCGATCGCAAAGCGCATCGAAACGAGCCGTGCGCGATTGGACAATCCCGATAAGCCGATCGGCGTGTTCATGCTCGTCGGTCCGTCGGGCGTCGGCAAGACGGAGACCGCGCTCGCGCTCGCGGAGGCGCTCTATGGCGGCGAGCAGAATGTCATCGCCATCAACATGTCGGAATTTCAAGAACCGCATAGCGTGGCGACGCTCAAAGGGGCGCCTCCCGGCTATGTGGGCTTCGGCGAAGGCGGTCGCCTGACGGAAGCCGTGCGCCGCAAGCCCTATAGCGTCATTCTGCTCGACGAGATCGAGAAAGCGCATCCCGACGTTCACGAGATTTTCTTTCAAGTCTTCGACAAGGGCCAGATGGAGGACGGCGCGGGTCGGCGCATCGATTTTCGGAACACTCTCATCATTCTGACGTCCAATGTCGGAACCGATCTGCTGATGCGGCTCGGCGCCGATCCCGCCTTCGCCAATGATGCGGATGGGCTCGCGCAGGCGCTGCAGCCGGAGCTGCTGCGCGTGTTTCCGCCGCCGCTGCTCGGCCGCATCGTGACCGTGCCTTACTTCCCGCTCTCTCGGCAAATGCTCGCCGGAATCGCGCGCTTGCAATTGGATCGCATCGGCAAGCGGGTGACGGAGGGCTATCGCGCGGCCTTCACCTATGACGATACAGTGGTGGACCACATTGTCGAGCAATGCCGCGATCCCGACTCGGGCGGGCGGATGATCGATAATATCGTCACCAACACGCTATTGCCGGCTCTATCCCGCGAGTTCTTGAAAAAAGCGCTGGCCAAGCAGGAATTGGCGCTTGTCGCCGTGGGGGTCCGAGATGGCGCATTCGAATATTCTTGCGCATGA
- a CDS encoding hybrid non-ribosomal peptide synthetase/type I polyketide synthase: protein MSELEFKKKAIVALETLRRRVAELEGATREPIAIIGYEARFPGGADAEAFWELLRDGREGVGEAPLSRWDAAAVYDANPDAPGKTVTRRAGLLDSIDDFDAQFFGVAPREASCMDPQHRLLLETSWRALEHAGVAASELEGARAGVWMGVSTHEYLGLLIDNMTPEAIDAYYATGTSPAAGVGRISYRLGLEGPAVTVDTACSSSLVAIHQACQALRLRECDLALAGGVNAILTPALMISMSRARMLAPDGKCKTFDAGADGYVRGEGCGVIVLKRLSDALRDGDRIRAVLRGGAVNQDGSSGGLTVPSGRAQQRVIRAALDQAGLTPADVDYLEAHGTGTSLGDPIEAQAAAAALGPGRAPDRPLLIGSVKTNIGHLEAAAGVAGVIKVTQALENELLPEHLHFRTPSPLIPWKRLPLKVVAEARPWPRSERKRRASVSSFGFSGTNAHVILEEAPARPEIAREAASPRAERPWHMLPLSARSVPALKALARSYVQRVETLPSASAFADVCHSAGVCRSHLEHRAAIVAEDGAEAARLLEAFADGRASAGAYAGFAADPPKTAWLFTGQGGQYSGMGRALYETQPLFKETLDQCAAAIADILPRPLLDVMFAEDGAVNHTSYAQPALFALEMGLANLWRSWGAAPDVVLGHSVGQYAAACVAGVFTLEDGARLLAERGRLFGALPAGGLMAAIFADAAAVEARLASFPHVSIAAYNGAHIVVSGPRQDVRALAEIFRGEGGRTEELETSHAFHSELLEPALDAFERFAGETPFEAPTRTLICNRTGKPLAAPARLDAQYWRRHSREPVRFAQSAQTLSELGCRVLLEVGPQPVLAAMALRAWPEGRPTPQAVASLRRDVSDARQIEEALGQLYAAGARIDFLAVDAPWRRSKVDLPKYPFQRKRFWFQSVRRDAHSFTGSGEKASSADVSSADASSAEAPSADSWLVEAPQEERRGLVVARLKAEIGHALHMSAEDVDPHAGFAALGMDSLTAMELRGRLQAALGAAIPVALFIESPDVATLATRLLDWWEEQRGAAAKRQPPMTRRPRDGSPLPLSFNQEALWFLHELAPGSSAYNIAAAVRIRGALDAAVMQRSLDAIVARHESLRTSFRSERGVAQPQIVASLHVPLPVETVRDEEEAAEWARREAGAPFDLAQPPLFRARLLRFDETHHILLVTMHHIITDGWSFAVLLRELSAIYRAFETGEPWPLPELPIQYADYAAWQRDWLAGETLGELLEFWKAELSGVAPLALPTDRPPPRTPSFRGRRLRFALGAERARALRALAQAEGVTLFSPLLAALAAVLQRHGGQDEFIVGAMSANRGRLEIEGLIGLFVNALPVRVVLDGDPDMRTLIARLGARVQAAMAHQDAPFDHVVNAVERERDGSRNPLYRVQLLLQGGLQPPAVPGLEIDVQEIDTQTAKRDLTFTIFDDAAMAGHVEYSTDLFDAPRIERLLRHFLAALDGVLADPSRRLSTLPLLTPEERAASRAPTEAPPPGPLTVAELLESVAAARADHIACEDGERRLTYAELQFAARRLARWLRAKGIRPGDAVAMRTGRKVDMIVGLLGAMKAGAVYVPIDESYPRERIAHMLAEANVALDISAPFDADVARQSDAPLETLAAPSDPAYIVFTSGSTGRPKGVMISHGAVAEYAQTLRAELGIVASDAFLHTASSAFSSSMRQILAPLAAGARIVIASDDERRDPFALLERVRASKATIIDLVPSVLRQVADALASLPETARATLLDNELRLQLTASEPLRQSLVRDWRAFVGDELRWVNQYGQTETAGIVSLHEVGPGAGADAQAIVPIGRKRANVRLVVLDAQKRITPIGVPGQLHIGGPCLALRYLGDAALTQERFFDFDDGETTQRIYATGDIVRREEDGVLAYIGRDDQQVKIRGVRIEPGEIERALLDHPRMRAAAVTPYDMDGEARLAAYMTFDGPAPNAQALRNHLRRLLPEHMIPSAFVTLDKMPLTANGKLDRAALPPPPRDAARDTAFVAPRTEDEERLAEIWRDLLKLERVGADDSFFLLGGHSILAAQLRARIHQSLGVELPLGAIFEDQTLAALAARLDGARRGAAVALPEFVAAPAGAVAPASLAQLGALAAEQASPGAPGHWIDVGVRILGPLDEARQIESIREAFRRHAILRTILEHMADGGVLQRIVDAPPEVTLLDPEDAPDPLEPTSADDSRPAIRVSLQRIADGERLLRLRCHRSLADGATVRMLLGEIGTLYANGLEGMELFPLLDRSLSYVDYALWERQWLTPELRSGQTAYFRRLFASGLPAPIRCDLPRAEGALVPQGGVFRFDFPQAAVDAAEALAAKERATLAMTLTAAFAGALAERASDDALALTIPVSLRHHAATHRMLGPFMNALPLRLERPGDALDELLPRVREATLGALANQNAPWRDILSALREDHGPDAERLGDVALVIEDAPPQNVQFSGLTLSRAFADRVAVRRPLTLSVSLDDGEIKGSLIYATSLFERDTIERLAERVIHALAPG from the coding sequence ATGAGCGAGCTCGAGTTCAAGAAAAAAGCGATCGTCGCTCTGGAGACTTTGCGTCGCCGCGTGGCCGAGCTCGAAGGCGCGACGCGCGAGCCCATCGCGATCATCGGCTATGAGGCGCGCTTTCCCGGCGGCGCGGACGCCGAAGCCTTTTGGGAGCTGCTGCGGGATGGGCGCGAAGGCGTCGGCGAGGCGCCGCTCTCCCGTTGGGACGCCGCAGCCGTCTATGACGCCAACCCCGACGCGCCGGGAAAAACAGTGACGCGCCGCGCCGGACTCTTGGACAGCATCGACGATTTCGACGCGCAATTCTTCGGCGTCGCGCCGCGCGAGGCGTCCTGCATGGACCCACAGCACCGTCTGCTGCTGGAGACGAGCTGGCGCGCGCTGGAACATGCGGGCGTCGCCGCCTCGGAGCTGGAGGGCGCGCGCGCCGGCGTCTGGATGGGCGTCAGCACGCATGAATATCTCGGCCTGCTCATCGACAATATGACGCCCGAGGCCATAGACGCCTATTACGCGACAGGGACATCGCCCGCGGCCGGCGTCGGACGCATCAGCTATCGGCTCGGGCTCGAGGGTCCGGCGGTGACGGTCGACACGGCTTGCAGCTCCTCGCTGGTGGCGATCCATCAAGCCTGCCAGGCGCTGCGATTGCGCGAATGCGATCTCGCGCTCGCCGGCGGCGTCAACGCCATTCTCACGCCGGCGCTGATGATCAGCATGTCGCGTGCGCGCATGCTGGCGCCGGACGGCAAGTGCAAGACTTTCGACGCCGGCGCCGACGGCTATGTGCGCGGCGAAGGCTGCGGCGTCATCGTGCTCAAGCGCCTCAGCGACGCGCTGCGCGACGGCGACCGCATCCGCGCCGTGCTGCGCGGCGGCGCCGTCAATCAGGACGGCTCCTCGGGCGGCCTCACCGTGCCGAGCGGCCGCGCGCAGCAGCGCGTCATCCGCGCGGCGCTGGATCAGGCCGGGCTCACGCCCGCCGATGTCGATTATCTCGAGGCGCATGGCACCGGCACATCGCTCGGCGATCCGATCGAGGCGCAGGCCGCCGCCGCCGCGCTCGGCCCCGGCCGCGCGCCGGACAGGCCGCTGCTCATCGGCTCGGTGAAGACGAATATCGGCCATCTCGAAGCGGCCGCCGGCGTCGCCGGCGTCATCAAGGTGACGCAGGCGCTGGAGAACGAGCTGCTGCCCGAGCATCTGCATTTTCGCACGCCCTCTCCGCTTATTCCGTGGAAGCGGTTGCCGCTGAAGGTCGTTGCGGAGGCGCGCCCCTGGCCGCGCTCCGAGCGCAAGCGGCGCGCCAGCGTCAGCTCCTTCGGCTTTTCCGGCACCAACGCCCATGTGATCCTCGAGGAGGCGCCGGCGCGCCCCGAAATCGCGCGTGAGGCGGCTTCGCCTCGGGCCGAACGCCCCTGGCATATGTTGCCCTTGTCGGCGCGCAGCGTTCCGGCGCTGAAGGCGCTGGCGCGGTCCTATGTCCAGCGCGTCGAGACGCTGCCCTCGGCGAGCGCATTCGCCGACGTCTGCCATTCGGCAGGCGTCTGCCGCTCGCATCTCGAGCATCGCGCAGCGATCGTCGCTGAGGACGGCGCCGAGGCCGCGCGTCTGTTGGAGGCGTTCGCCGACGGGCGGGCTTCTGCGGGAGCCTACGCCGGCTTTGCCGCCGATCCGCCGAAGACCGCCTGGCTCTTCACTGGACAAGGCGGCCAATATTCGGGCATGGGCCGCGCGCTCTATGAGACGCAGCCGCTCTTCAAGGAGACGCTCGACCAATGCGCGGCGGCGATCGCCGATATTCTGCCGCGCCCGCTGCTCGACGTGATGTTCGCCGAGGACGGCGCCGTCAATCACACTTCTTATGCACAACCGGCGCTATTCGCGCTGGAGATGGGCCTCGCAAATCTGTGGCGAAGCTGGGGCGCTGCGCCGGATGTGGTTCTGGGCCATAGCGTCGGCCAATACGCGGCCGCCTGCGTGGCCGGCGTCTTCACGCTCGAGGATGGCGCGCGTCTGCTCGCCGAGCGCGGGAGATTATTCGGCGCCTTGCCGGCGGGCGGGCTGATGGCGGCGATCTTCGCCGACGCCGCCGCCGTCGAGGCGCGGCTCGCCTCTTTCCCGCATGTTTCGATCGCGGCCTATAATGGCGCGCATATCGTCGTCAGCGGTCCGCGGCAGGATGTGCGCGCGCTGGCGGAAATATTTCGTGGCGAAGGCGGCCGCACGGAAGAGCTCGAGACCTCGCACGCCTTTCATTCCGAGCTGCTGGAGCCGGCGCTCGACGCCTTCGAGCGTTTCGCCGGAGAGACGCCTTTCGAGGCGCCGACGCGCACGCTGATCTGCAATCGCACGGGCAAGCCGCTCGCCGCGCCGGCGCGATTGGACGCCCAATATTGGCGGCGCCATTCGCGCGAGCCGGTGCGCTTCGCGCAGAGCGCGCAGACGCTCAGCGAGCTGGGTTGCCGCGTTTTGCTCGAGGTCGGTCCGCAGCCGGTGCTCGCCGCAATGGCGCTGCGCGCCTGGCCGGAGGGGCGGCCGACGCCGCAGGCGGTCGCCTCGCTGCGCCGCGACGTCTCGGATGCGCGCCAGATAGAGGAAGCGCTCGGCCAGCTCTATGCGGCCGGCGCGCGCATCGACTTTCTCGCCGTCGATGCGCCGTGGCGGCGCAGCAAGGTCGATCTTCCCAAATATCCGTTTCAGCGAAAGCGCTTCTGGTTCCAGTCCGTGCGGCGGGACGCGCATTCCTTCACCGGCTCCGGCGAGAAAGCTTCTTCCGCGGATGTTTCTTCCGCGGATGCGTCGTCCGCAGAGGCTCCCTCCGCGGATTCCTGGCTCGTCGAGGCGCCGCAAGAGGAGCGGCGCGGTCTCGTGGTCGCGCGTCTGAAGGCGGAGATCGGCCATGCGCTGCATATGAGCGCCGAGGATGTCGATCCGCATGCGGGCTTCGCCGCGCTCGGCATGGATTCGCTGACTGCAATGGAGCTGCGCGGCCGCTTGCAGGCGGCGCTCGGCGCGGCCATTCCGGTGGCGCTCTTCATCGAGAGTCCCGATGTCGCCACGCTCGCGACGCGCCTCCTCGATTGGTGGGAAGAGCAGCGTGGCGCCGCCGCCAAGCGCCAGCCGCCGATGACGCGACGCCCGCGCGACGGCTCGCCTCTGCCGCTCTCCTTCAATCAGGAGGCGCTGTGGTTCCTGCATGAGCTGGCGCCGGGCTCGAGCGCCTATAATATCGCCGCCGCCGTGCGTATTCGCGGCGCGCTCGACGCCGCTGTGATGCAGCGCAGCCTCGACGCCATCGTCGCGCGGCACGAGTCGTTGCGCACGTCGTTTCGCAGCGAGCGCGGCGTCGCGCAGCCGCAGATCGTCGCATCGCTGCATGTTCCGCTGCCCGTCGAGACCGTGCGCGACGAGGAGGAGGCCGCCGAATGGGCGCGGCGCGAGGCCGGCGCGCCATTCGATCTCGCCCAGCCGCCTTTGTTTCGTGCGCGTCTTCTGCGCTTCGACGAGACGCATCATATTCTGCTGGTGACGATGCATCACATCATCACCGACGGCTGGTCCTTCGCCGTGCTGCTACGAGAGCTTTCCGCCATCTATCGCGCATTCGAGACGGGCGAGCCCTGGCCGCTTCCCGAATTGCCGATTCAATATGCCGATTACGCCGCTTGGCAGCGCGACTGGCTCGCCGGCGAGACTCTTGGAGAGCTGCTCGAATTTTGGAAGGCGGAGCTGTCCGGCGTCGCGCCGTTGGCGCTGCCGACCGACAGGCCGCCGCCGCGCACGCCGAGCTTTCGCGGCCGCCGCCTTCGCTTCGCGCTCGGCGCCGAGCGCGCAAGGGCGCTGCGCGCTCTGGCGCAGGCGGAGGGCGTGACCTTGTTCTCGCCGCTGCTCGCCGCGCTCGCCGCCGTGCTGCAACGTCACGGCGGCCAGGACGAATTCATCGTTGGCGCGATGAGCGCCAATCGCGGCCGGCTCGAGATCGAAGGATTGATCGGCCTTTTCGTCAACGCGCTGCCGGTGCGCGTCGTCCTCGACGGCGACCCCGATATGCGCACGCTGATCGCCCGCCTCGGCGCGCGCGTTCAAGCTGCGATGGCGCATCAGGACGCGCCCTTCGATCATGTGGTCAACGCTGTCGAGCGGGAGCGCGACGGCTCGCGCAATCCGCTCTATCGCGTGCAATTGCTGCTGCAGGGCGGGCTGCAGCCGCCCGCAGTGCCCGGCCTCGAGATCGACGTGCAGGAGATCGACACGCAGACGGCCAAGCGCGATCTCACCTTCACCATCTTCGACGACGCTGCGATGGCCGGCCATGTCGAATATTCGACCGATCTCTTCGACGCGCCGCGCATAGAGCGGCTGCTGCGGCATTTCCTCGCCGCGCTCGACGGCGTTCTCGCAGATCCGTCGCGGCGCCTTTCCACGCTGCCGCTGCTGACGCCGGAAGAGCGCGCCGCGAGCCGCGCGCCCACGGAGGCTCCGCCGCCAGGCCCGCTCACTGTGGCGGAGCTGCTCGAATCCGTCGCCGCCGCGCGCGCCGATCATATCGCTTGCGAGGATGGCGAGCGCCGCCTCACTTACGCCGAGCTGCAATTCGCCGCGCGGCGCCTCGCGCGCTGGCTGCGTGCGAAGGGAATTCGCCCCGGCGATGCGGTCGCCATGCGCACGGGGCGCAAGGTCGATATGATCGTCGGATTGCTCGGCGCGATGAAGGCGGGCGCCGTCTATGTCCCGATCGACGAATCCTATCCGCGGGAACGCATCGCCCATATGCTCGCCGAGGCGAATGTCGCGCTCGACATCTCTGCGCCTTTCGACGCCGATGTCGCGCGCCAGTCGGACGCGCCGCTCGAGACTTTGGCCGCGCCTTCGGACCCCGCCTATATCGTCTTCACCTCGGGCTCGACGGGTCGGCCCAAAGGCGTGATGATATCGCATGGCGCCGTCGCCGAATATGCGCAGACTCTTCGCGCGGAGCTGGGAATCGTCGCATCCGACGCCTTTCTGCATACGGCGTCGAGCGCATTCTCCTCCTCCATGCGGCAGATATTGGCGCCGCTCGCCGCCGGCGCGCGCATCGTCATCGCCAGCGACGACGAGCGGCGCGATCCCTTCGCTCTGCTGGAGCGCGTGCGCGCGTCAAAGGCGACGATCATCGATCTGGTGCCCTCTGTTCTGAGGCAGGTCGCCGATGCGCTCGCGAGCCTGCCGGAGACCGCGCGCGCAACGCTGCTCGATAATGAGCTGCGCTTGCAGCTCACCGCGAGCGAGCCGTTGCGCCAGTCGCTCGTGCGCGATTGGCGCGCCTTCGTCGGCGACGAATTGCGCTGGGTCAATCAATATGGCCAGACCGAGACGGCCGGAATCGTCAGCCTGCATGAGGTGGGGCCGGGCGCGGGCGCCGATGCGCAGGCGATCGTGCCGATCGGACGGAAGCGCGCCAATGTGCGGCTGGTCGTGCTCGATGCGCAGAAGCGGATTACGCCGATCGGCGTTCCCGGACAATTGCACATCGGCGGGCCATGCCTCGCGCTGCGTTATCTCGGCGATGCGGCACTGACGCAAGAGCGTTTTTTCGACTTCGACGATGGCGAGACCACACAGCGCATCTATGCGACCGGCGACATTGTGCGGCGGGAGGAGGATGGCGTTCTCGCCTATATCGGCCGCGACGACCAGCAGGTGAAGATTCGCGGCGTCCGCATCGAGCCCGGCGAGATCGAGCGCGCATTGCTCGACCATCCGCGCATGCGCGCGGCGGCGGTCACGCCTTATGACATGGACGGCGAGGCGCGGCTCGCGGCCTATATGACCTTCGACGGGCCGGCGCCGAATGCGCAGGCGCTGCGCAATCATCTACGCCGTCTTCTGCCCGAACATATGATTCCGTCCGCCTTCGTGACGCTCGACAAAATGCCGCTGACGGCGAATGGCAAGCTCGATCGCGCCGCCTTGCCGCCGCCGCCGCGCGACGCAGCGCGCGACACGGCTTTCGTCGCGCCGCGGACCGAGGACGAGGAACGCCTCGCCGAGATCTGGCGCGACCTGCTGAAGCTCGAGCGCGTCGGCGCCGATGACAGCTTCTTTCTGCTCGGCGGTCATTCCATTCTGGCGGCGCAATTGCGCGCGCGCATTCATCAGAGCCTCGGCGTGGAGCTGCCGCTCGGCGCCATTTTCGAGGATCAGACTCTCGCCGCGCTCGCCGCCCGGCTCGACGGCGCGCGGCGCGGCGCCGCCGTCGCTCTGCCGGAATTCGTCGCAGCGCCCGCAGGCGCCGTCGCGCCGGCCTCGCTCGCCCAGCTCGGCGCCCTCGCGGCGGAGCAGGCGTCTCCCGGCGCGCCAGGGCATTGGATCGATGTCGGCGTGCGCATTCTCGGCCCGCTCGACGAAGCGCGACAGATCGAGAGCATAAGGGAAGCCTTCCGTCGTCACGCCATTCTGCGCACCATCCTCGAGCACATGGCCGATGGCGGCGTGCTGCAGCGGATCGTCGACGCGCCGCCCGAGGTGACGCTGCTCGATCCCGAGGACGCGCCCGATCCTTTGGAGCCTACAAGCGCAGATGACAGCCGGCCCGCGATCCGCGTCTCGCTGCAGCGGATCGCCGATGGCGAGCGGCTGCTGCGGCTGCGCTGTCATCGCTCGCTGGCCGATGGCGCCACTGTCCGTATGCTGCTCGGCGAGATCGGCACGCTCTACGCCAATGGGCTCGAGGGCATGGAGCTGTTTCCGCTTCTCGATCGCTCGCTCTCCTACGTCGATTACGCGCTGTGGGAGCGGCAATGGCTGACGCCGGAGCTGCGCAGCGGCCAGACCGCCTATTTCCGGCGGCTGTTCGCGAGCGGCCTGCCCGCGCCGATCCGGTGCGATCTGCCCCGCGCGGAAGGCGCCCTCGTGCCCCAAGGCGGCGTCTTCCGTTTCGATTTTCCGCAGGCGGCCGTCGACGCCGCCGAGGCGCTCGCGGCGAAAGAGCGGGCCACTCTCGCCATGACCTTGACCGCGGCCTTTGCCGGCGCTCTCGCGGAGCGCGCCTCGGATGATGCGCTCGCGCTGACAATTCCGGTCTCGCTGCGCCATCATGCGGCGACGCATCGCATGCTTGGACCCTTCATGAACGCTCTGCCGCTGCGCTTAGAGCGGCCCGGCGACGCGCTGGACGAGCTGCTGCCGCGTGTGCGCGAGGCGACGCTCGGGGCTCTCGCCAATCAGAACGCGCCGTGGCGCGACATCTTATCGGCGCTGCGCGAGGACCACGGCCCGGACGCCGAGCGGCTCGGCGATGTGGCGCTGGTGATCGAGGACGCGCCGCCGCAGAATGTCCAATTCTCAGGGCTGACGTTGTCGCGCGCTTTCGCGGACCGTGTCGCGGTGCGCCGCCCGCTCACCCTCTCCGTCTCCTTGGACGACGGCGAGATCAAGGGCAGCCTCATCTATGCGACGAGCCTGTTCGAGCGCGACACGATCGAGCGGCTCGCCGAGCGCGTCATTCACGCGCTCGCGCCGGGCTGA
- a CDS encoding thioesterase II family protein: MNEPTLASLDWLKRMSADDHSLVTMICFPPAGGGMTGFWPWIAPLRGRANLYAASLPGREQRLREEPARALDALAAPLAEAVAAFADRPLLIFGHSFGALLAYEIVQRLLAERRAAPERLRFLASGRVPPHLPSRAERVSHLPPRDVVFRVAKLHGNIPVALLEQPDYVEMIGRALQADLFINETYDWTERPPLSCPLTVVGGDGDPLVSAAELDAWEQHAGGGFERRLVAGDHFYFRPAAGQRALMEIVTACCETLAATTQ, from the coding sequence ATGAACGAGCCGACCCTCGCCTCGCTCGATTGGCTCAAGCGTATGTCCGCAGACGATCACTCTTTAGTGACAATGATCTGCTTCCCGCCCGCGGGCGGCGGCATGACGGGCTTTTGGCCCTGGATCGCGCCATTGCGCGGCCGCGCAAATCTCTACGCCGCCTCGCTGCCGGGTCGTGAGCAGCGGCTGCGCGAGGAGCCGGCGCGCGCGCTGGACGCTCTCGCGGCGCCGCTCGCCGAGGCGGTCGCGGCGTTCGCCGATCGGCCGCTGCTGATTTTCGGACACAGCTTCGGCGCGCTGCTCGCTTACGAGATCGTCCAGCGCCTGCTGGCGGAGCGCCGCGCGGCGCCGGAGCGCCTGCGCTTCCTCGCCTCGGGCCGCGTCCCGCCGCATCTGCCCTCGCGGGCGGAGCGCGTGTCGCATCTTCCGCCGCGCGACGTCGTGTTTCGCGTCGCGAAGCTGCACGGCAATATTCCAGTGGCTCTGCTCGAGCAGCCCGATTATGTCGAGATGATCGGTCGCGCGCTGCAGGCCGATCTCTTCATCAACGAGACGTATGACTGGACCGAGCGTCCGCCGCTCTCCTGCCCGCTGACGGTCGTAGGCGGCGATGGCGATCCGCTCGTGTCGGCGGCCGAACTCGACGCCTGGGAGCAGCATGCCGGCGGCGGCTTCGAGCGGCGCCTCGTCGCGGGCGATCACTTCTATTTTCGCCCGGCGGCCGGACAGCGGGCGCTGATGGAGATCGTCACGGCCTGCTGCGAGACGCTCGCGGCCACGACGCAATAA